A portion of the Chloroflexota bacterium genome contains these proteins:
- a CDS encoding murein L,D-transpeptidase, with protein sequence MKAHHWSTAALLGTAFLFLAVLFSQTAVVRAVPPTPTPTPTPATSPTVPVLCSPGVYPADYAVDCAPWGPSAYLSHMAALGYTYPPQPLPAHPLPSSWDSLPGKWHYAQVLRDGGRTLYPSLKDAAAGTRGRQLPPGFVYVSYYRTASYQGKLFYLVDEEGWWMRKNDLWAVAPSKFRGVILGRTPSHPFGWVLQPLKTKQTPGYTHEDYTHHRLNRYDIVQVYDTREANGMKWYMIAPNEWIPQRLLALVFPRQSPPEDVSGERWIEVNLFEQTLAAYEHGRMVFATLVSTGRPPFWTRPGVFHIYKKLPSTRMRGAFAADRSDYYQLDDVPWTMYYDESRALHGAYWHDYFGYRTSHGCVNLTIADAHWLYEWAHIGDMVYVWDPSGKTPLEGGGGGP encoded by the coding sequence ATGAAAGCCCACCACTGGTCAACAGCCGCCCTGCTGGGGACGGCTTTTCTTTTCCTCGCTGTGCTGTTTTCCCAAACGGCTGTGGTGCGCGCGGTCCCTCCTACACCCACGCCAACCCCTACGCCGGCGACTTCCCCCACCGTGCCGGTGCTGTGCTCCCCCGGCGTTTACCCTGCCGATTATGCCGTGGATTGCGCGCCCTGGGGTCCTTCAGCCTACCTCAGCCACATGGCCGCACTGGGTTACACCTATCCCCCGCAACCTCTGCCTGCCCATCCGCTTCCCTCTTCGTGGGATAGCCTCCCCGGCAAATGGCATTACGCCCAGGTGCTGCGTGACGGTGGGCGGACGCTTTACCCCAGCCTGAAAGACGCCGCCGCGGGCACCCGCGGGCGTCAACTTCCACCAGGGTTTGTGTACGTTTCCTACTACCGCACTGCTTCCTATCAGGGCAAACTCTTCTACCTGGTGGACGAAGAAGGCTGGTGGATGCGCAAAAACGACCTGTGGGCCGTCGCACCTTCCAAATTCCGCGGGGTGATTCTGGGACGCACGCCTTCACACCCCTTTGGATGGGTGTTACAGCCCCTCAAAACCAAGCAGACCCCCGGCTACACCCACGAAGATTACACCCACCACCGGCTTAACCGCTACGACATCGTGCAGGTTTACGACACACGCGAAGCCAACGGGATGAAATGGTACATGATTGCCCCCAACGAATGGATTCCGCAGCGGCTGCTGGCGTTGGTTTTCCCCCGGCAAAGCCCACCGGAAGACGTGAGCGGCGAGCGATGGATTGAAGTCAATCTCTTCGAGCAAACGCTGGCGGCTTACGAGCACGGTCGGATGGTTTTCGCCACGCTGGTATCGACCGGCCGTCCACCGTTTTGGACCAGGCCCGGCGTGTTCCATATCTACAAAAAACTTCCAAGCACGCGTATGCGGGGGGCTTTTGCCGCTGACCGTTCCGATTATTATCAGTTGGACGATGTGCCGTGGACGATGTATTACGACGAAAGCCGGGCACTCCACGGCGCATATTGGCATGACTATTTCGGCTATCGTACTTCTCATGGCTGCGTCAACCTGACGATCGCTGACGCTCACTGGCTATACGAATGGGCGCATATCGGCGACATGGTGTACGTCTGGGATCCTTCCGGCAAAACGCCCCTGGAAGGCGGCGGGGGCGGGCCGTAG
- a CDS encoding ribonuclease HII translates to MTRPRPDLHLERALWESGYRYVAGVDEAGRGALAGPVAAAVVVLPPSLEPDALAGVFDSKMMTPAQRVFWARKVQEKALAWAVGYASPAEIDAWGILPALYVAVQRALGWLRPAPDFLLLDYLRLPTCVLPQVGVVRGDQQVLSIAAASVLAKTHRDAWMERLGKRYPQYGLAQHKGYGTAQHRAALAQYGFSPVHRHTFTGNRRRKP, encoded by the coding sequence ATGACGCGCCCGAGACCTGATTTGCACCTCGAAAGAGCGTTGTGGGAAAGCGGTTATCGCTATGTGGCGGGCGTTGATGAGGCTGGCCGGGGGGCGTTGGCGGGGCCGGTTGCGGCGGCAGTGGTGGTTCTGCCCCCCTCGCTGGAACCCGATGCGCTCGCGGGCGTGTTTGATTCCAAGATGATGACCCCCGCCCAGCGGGTATTCTGGGCCCGGAAGGTGCAAGAAAAGGCGCTGGCCTGGGCGGTGGGCTATGCTTCGCCAGCCGAGATTGATGCCTGGGGCATTTTGCCCGCACTTTACGTCGCGGTGCAGCGGGCGTTGGGGTGGCTGCGCCCCGCGCCCGATTTTTTGCTGCTGGATTATTTGCGGCTGCCGACGTGCGTTTTGCCTCAGGTGGGGGTGGTGCGGGGCGACCAGCAGGTGCTGAGCATTGCCGCGGCCTCGGTGCTGGCAAAAACCCATCGCGATGCCTGGATGGAACGGTTGGGCAAGCGTTACCCACAATACGGGCTGGCGCAACACAAAGGTTACGGCACGGCACAGCATCGTGCGGCGTTGGCGCAATATGGCTTTTCCCCCGTGCATCGGCACACTTTTACCGGCAACCGGCGGCGCAAGCCCTGA
- a CDS encoding glycosyltransferase family 2 protein → MPPFLSIVIPAHNEARRLPGTLQKVLGFLAQQPYHAEVVIVENGSTDATLALARRFQEAHPEVVRVFHETRRGKGLAVRRGMLEARGEYRFLADADLSMPIEELPRFLPPQLSDFDVAIASRELPASRRVGEPAYRHIVGRAFNLMVQALALPGFRDTQCGFKCFRGAVAEDLFRHQTLEGMSFDVEILFIARRRGYRVVEVPITWYFDPDSRVRLVHDSLGMAVDLLTIRWRALRGRYDAPET, encoded by the coding sequence ATGCCCCCATTTCTCTCCATTGTCATTCCGGCACACAATGAGGCCCGTCGACTTCCCGGCACCTTGCAGAAGGTGCTGGGTTTTCTTGCGCAACAGCCCTATCACGCCGAGGTGGTAATCGTGGAAAACGGCTCGACCGACGCTACCTTGGCGCTGGCCCGCCGTTTTCAGGAAGCCCACCCTGAGGTCGTCCGCGTGTTCCACGAAACGCGGCGGGGGAAGGGGCTGGCGGTGCGTCGCGGGATGCTGGAAGCGCGCGGCGAGTATCGCTTTTTGGCCGACGCCGATTTGTCGATGCCCATTGAGGAATTGCCGCGCTTTCTGCCGCCCCAGTTGAGCGATTTCGATGTGGCGATTGCCTCGCGCGAGTTGCCGGCTTCCCGGCGGGTGGGAGAGCCGGCCTATCGGCATATCGTCGGCCGGGCTTTCAACCTTATGGTGCAGGCGCTGGCGTTGCCGGGTTTCCGCGATACCCAGTGTGGCTTCAAGTGCTTTCGTGGCGCCGTGGCGGAAGACCTTTTCCGTCATCAGACGCTGGAAGGCATGTCTTTCGATGTTGAAATTCTGTTCATTGCCCGGCGGCGCGGCTATCGCGTGGTGGAAGTGCCCATTACCTGGTATTTCGACCCCGATAGCCGGGTGCGGTTGGTGCACGATTCGTTGGGTATGGCGGTCGATTTGTTGACCATCCGCTGGCGGGCATTGAGGGGACGGTATGACGCGCCCGAGACCTGA
- a CDS encoding D-tyrosyl-tRNA(Tyr) deacylase translates to MRVLLQRAKWGRVLVGGHPIAEIGPGVVLLVGITHSDTEEEARYLAHKIAHLRIFEDEEGKLNRSLLDTQGEALVVSQFTLYADTRKGRRPAFVAAARPEHARPLVERFAALLQAEGVPVQTGEFGAHMHVELCNHGPVTIWLEREHPQP, encoded by the coding sequence ATGCGCGTCTTACTTCAGCGTGCAAAATGGGGGCGCGTGCTGGTTGGCGGGCACCCCATTGCCGAAATCGGGCCAGGCGTCGTGCTGCTGGTGGGCATCACCCACAGCGACACCGAAGAAGAGGCCCGTTATCTGGCGCACAAAATTGCCCATCTTCGCATTTTCGAAGATGAAGAAGGCAAACTCAACCGTTCTTTGTTGGACACCCAGGGCGAAGCCCTCGTCGTTTCCCAATTCACCCTCTATGCCGACACCCGCAAAGGTCGCCGGCCGGCCTTTGTCGCGGCCGCGCGGCCGGAACACGCCCGCCCGCTGGTGGAACGCTTTGCCGCACTGCTTCAGGCCGAAGGCGTGCCCGTGCAAACCGGCGAATTTGGTGCCCACATGCATGTGGAACTCTGCAACCACGGCCCGGTGACCATTTGGCTGGAACGGGAACACCCTCAGCCGTAA